From Erigeron canadensis isolate Cc75 chromosome 8, C_canadensis_v1, whole genome shotgun sequence, one genomic window encodes:
- the LOC122578314 gene encoding alpha-mannosidase isoform X1: MSNLLKFSNFLWVFIVFAVFFCELIYGYETGSKIVEGKLNVHLVPHSHDDVGWLKTVDQYFIGSNNSIQGACVENVLDSVVMSLLRDPNRKFIFAEMAFFRRWWLLQSGEIQAAVKKLVAAGQLEFVNGGWCMHDEAATHYVDMIDQTTLGHALIKCNFNVTPRAGWQIDPFGHSAVQAYLLGAELGFDSLHFARIDYQDRAKRKDDKSLEVIWRGSKTFGSSSQIFTNAFPKHYSAPDGFNFEVSGDFEPVQDEPLLFDNNVQKRVNDFIDAALTQANVTRTNHIMWTMGDDFQYQYAESWFKQMDKLIHYVNRDGRVNALYSTPSIYTDAKMAANVSWPLKTDDYFPYADGGDSYWTGYFTSRPALKGYIRSLSGYYLAARQLEFLAGRQTKGPNTFSLGDALGIAQHHDAVTGTAKQHTTNDYEKRLAIGALEAEAVVTSALSRLTSTTSNCTKPTSIFSQCPLLNISYCPATENIPSTKSLVVVAYNPLGWNRTDVIKIPVKDVNFVVQDNNGNTIEAQFIEFNNVTSNIRSFYTEAYLGISPQDVPKYWLIFQAAVLPLGWNTYFITETSEKGGYVSVVDTPQNDTIEIGPGNLKMSFSLQSGQLKRVTNSRTGINLPIQQSYLWYGSGADNQPSGAYIFHPDGAPPVIVSRSVPIKVIRGPLVDEVHQQFNPWIYQVTRLYKEKEHAEFEFIIGPIPTDDGVGKEVITRITADMATNKVFYTDSNGRDFLKRVRDYREDWPLQVTQPVAGNYYPLNLGMFTTDSKTELSILVDRATGGASIKDGQMEIMFHRRMLYDDGRGVGEALDETVCNKTTCQGLAIQGNYYMSVDHIGSGSRWRRTTGQEIYSPLLLAFTHEKQEDYKASHSTRSTTMDPNYSLPLNVALLTLQELDDGCVLLRLAHLYEAGEDVDYSTLTKVELKKLFSSKTIKTINETSLSANQDKSAMKRTPWKVEGGKGSESAIVRGAPVDPSALIVELGPMEIRTFILKF; this comes from the exons ATGTctaatttgttaaaattttctaactttttgtgggtatttataGTTTTTGCGGTTTTTTTTTGTGAGTTGATTTATGGGTATGAAACTGGAAGTAAAATTGTTGAGGGAAAGTTGAATGTTCATTTGGTTCCACATTCACATGATGATGTTGGTTGGTTAAAGACAGTTGATCAGTATTTCATTGGGTCTAATAATAGTATACAG GGTGCTTGTGTTGAAAATGTGCTTGATTCGGTTGTCATGTCGCTGCTTCGTGATCCAAACAGGAAATTCATATTTGCCGAGATG GCCTTTTTCCGAAGATGGTGGCTATTGCAAAGTGGAGAGATCCAAGCTGCTGTGAAAAAGCTTGTTGCTGCAGGCCAATTAGAATTTGT AAATGGAGGGTGGTGTATGCACGATGAAGCAGCTACGCATTACGTAGACATGATTGACCAAACGACTTTGGGCCATGCCTTAATAAAATGTAATTTTAATGTAACTCCTCGAGCTGGTTGGCAGATTGATCCATTTGGACATTCTGCAGTTCAAGCGTACCTTTTAGGAGCGGAG CTTGGGTTTGATTCATTACATTTTGCACGGATTGATTATCAAGATAGGGCAAAGAGGAAGGATGATAAAAGTCTTGAAGTCATATGGCGTGGCTCCAAAACATTTGGTTCTTCCTCTCAGATATTTACCAATGCATTTCCTAAGCACTACAGTGCACCAGATGGTTTCAACTTTGAAGTTAGCGGAGACTTTGAGCCCGTTCAG GACGAACCTCTTCTCTTTGACAATAATGTTCAGAAACGAGTAAACGATTTCATTGATGCTGCATTGACTCAA GCAAATGTGACCAGAACAAACCATATTATGTGGACAATGGGAGATGACTTCCAATACCAGTATGCAGAGTCTTGGTTCAAGCAGATGGACAAGCTAATTCACTACGTTAACAGA GATGGTCGTGTAAATGCATTATATTCCACTCCATCTATATACACTGACGCAAAAATGGCTGCAAACGTGTCGTGGCCACTCAAAACTGATGACTATTTCCC ATACGCGGATGGTGGAGATTCCTACTGGACGGGTTACTTTACAAGTCGTCCAGCTCTAAAAGGATACATACGTTCATTGAGTGGATATTATTTG GCAGCAAGGCAACTCGAGTTTCTGGCAGGAAGGCAAACTAAAGGTCCTAACACTTTCAGTCTTGGAGATGCTTTGGGAATTGCACAGCACCATGATGCTGTGACTGGTACTGCTAAACAACATACAACAAATGACTACGAAAAACGCTTAGCAATTGGAGCTCTTGAG GCTGAGGCTGTTGTGACTTCAGCTTTATCACGCCTAACATCAACCACAAGTAATTGCACCAAACCCACATCCATATTTAGCCAG TGTCCGCTACTCAATATAAGCTATTGCCCGGCAACAGAAAACATTCCTTCTACAAAGAGTTTG gTGGTTGTTGCTTATAACCCTCTTGGATGGAATCGCACGGATGTTATCAAGATACCT GTCAAAGATGTTAATTTTGTTGTGCAAGACAACAATGGCAATACGATTGAAGCACAGTTCATAGAGTTTAATAACGTAACAAGCAACATAAGAAGCTTTTACACAGAGGCTTATTTGGGAATTTCACCCCAAGATGTTCCAAAGTATTGGCTCATATTTCAAGCAGCTGTGCTACCTTTGGGTTGGAACACTTACTTCATTACCGAAACATCTGAAAAAG GAGGATACGTTTCTGTGGTAGACACTCCACAAAACGATACTATAGAAATTGGACCAGGAAACTTGAAAATGTCTTTCTCATTACAGTCTGGACAGCTAAAAAGAGTAACAAATTCAAGGACAGGA ATCAACTTACCAATACAACAAAGCTATCTCTGGTATGGCAGTGGAGCTGATAACCAG CCTTCTGGTGCCTACATATTTCACCCCGATGGAGCACCCCCGGTCATTGTTTCAAGATCA GTACCGATAAAAGTCATTCGTGGaccacttgttgatgaagttcacCAGCAATTCAACCCGTGGATTTATCAG GTGACCAGACTTTACAAAGAGAAAGAGCATGCTGAATTTGAGTTCATC ATTGGTCCGATTCCTACGGATGATGGTGTTGGGAAAGAAGTCATTACAAGAATTACAGCGGATATGGCTACAAATAAGGTGTTTTATACTGATTCTAACGGAAGGGACTTCCTCAAAAGG GTACGAGACTATAGAGAAGACTGGCCTCTTCAAGTCACACAACCTGTAGCTGGGAATTATTATCCA CTCAATCTTGGAATGTTCACAACAGATAGCAAAACTGAGTTGTCAATCCTTGTTGATCGTGCCACTGGTGGAGCTAGCATCAAGGATGGACAAATGGAGATTATGTTTCACCG GCGCATGCTGTATGATGATGGTAGAGGAGTCGGTGAAGCCCTTGACGAGACTGTGTGTAATAAGACCACGTGTCAAGGACTTGCG ATTCAAGGAAATTATTATATGAGTGTTGACCACATTGGTAGCGGATCACGATGGCGCCGAACAACGGGCCAAGAGATTTATTCACCCCTTCTCTTAGCTTTTACACATGAG AAACAAGAAGATTATAAAGCTTCTCACTCAACGAGATCAACAACAATGGATCCAAACTACAGTTTACCCCTTAACGTTGCATTACTTACACTTCAG GAATTGGATGACGGATGTGTGCTCTTACGTCTAGCCCATCTCTATGAG GCTGGTGAAGACGTTGATTATTCGACCTTAACTAAAGTTGAATTAAAGAAGTTGTTTTCTTCTAAAACG ATCAAGACAATAAACGAAACAAGTTTATCTGCAAACCAAGATAAGTCAGCGATGAAGAGGACGCCATGGAAAGTTGAAGGTGGAAAAGGGAGTGAATCGGCAATAGTTAGAGGTGCACCTGTTGACCCTTCCGCTCTTATTGTCGAGCTAGGTCCTATGGAGATTCggacttttattttgaaattttga
- the LOC122578314 gene encoding alpha-mannosidase isoform X2 — MSLLRDPNRKFIFAEMAFFRRWWLLQSGEIQAAVKKLVAAGQLEFVNGGWCMHDEAATHYVDMIDQTTLGHALIKCNFNVTPRAGWQIDPFGHSAVQAYLLGAELGFDSLHFARIDYQDRAKRKDDKSLEVIWRGSKTFGSSSQIFTNAFPKHYSAPDGFNFEVSGDFEPVQDEPLLFDNNVQKRVNDFIDAALTQANVTRTNHIMWTMGDDFQYQYAESWFKQMDKLIHYVNRDGRVNALYSTPSIYTDAKMAANVSWPLKTDDYFPYADGGDSYWTGYFTSRPALKGYIRSLSGYYLAARQLEFLAGRQTKGPNTFSLGDALGIAQHHDAVTGTAKQHTTNDYEKRLAIGALEAEAVVTSALSRLTSTTSNCTKPTSIFSQCPLLNISYCPATENIPSTKSLVVVAYNPLGWNRTDVIKIPVKDVNFVVQDNNGNTIEAQFIEFNNVTSNIRSFYTEAYLGISPQDVPKYWLIFQAAVLPLGWNTYFITETSEKGGYVSVVDTPQNDTIEIGPGNLKMSFSLQSGQLKRVTNSRTGINLPIQQSYLWYGSGADNQPSGAYIFHPDGAPPVIVSRSVPIKVIRGPLVDEVHQQFNPWIYQVTRLYKEKEHAEFEFIIGPIPTDDGVGKEVITRITADMATNKVFYTDSNGRDFLKRVRDYREDWPLQVTQPVAGNYYPLNLGMFTTDSKTELSILVDRATGGASIKDGQMEIMFHRRMLYDDGRGVGEALDETVCNKTTCQGLAIQGNYYMSVDHIGSGSRWRRTTGQEIYSPLLLAFTHEKQEDYKASHSTRSTTMDPNYSLPLNVALLTLQELDDGCVLLRLAHLYEAGEDVDYSTLTKVELKKLFSSKTIKTINETSLSANQDKSAMKRTPWKVEGGKGSESAIVRGAPVDPSALIVELGPMEIRTFILKF; from the exons ATGTCGCTGCTTCGTGATCCAAACAGGAAATTCATATTTGCCGAGATG GCCTTTTTCCGAAGATGGTGGCTATTGCAAAGTGGAGAGATCCAAGCTGCTGTGAAAAAGCTTGTTGCTGCAGGCCAATTAGAATTTGT AAATGGAGGGTGGTGTATGCACGATGAAGCAGCTACGCATTACGTAGACATGATTGACCAAACGACTTTGGGCCATGCCTTAATAAAATGTAATTTTAATGTAACTCCTCGAGCTGGTTGGCAGATTGATCCATTTGGACATTCTGCAGTTCAAGCGTACCTTTTAGGAGCGGAG CTTGGGTTTGATTCATTACATTTTGCACGGATTGATTATCAAGATAGGGCAAAGAGGAAGGATGATAAAAGTCTTGAAGTCATATGGCGTGGCTCCAAAACATTTGGTTCTTCCTCTCAGATATTTACCAATGCATTTCCTAAGCACTACAGTGCACCAGATGGTTTCAACTTTGAAGTTAGCGGAGACTTTGAGCCCGTTCAG GACGAACCTCTTCTCTTTGACAATAATGTTCAGAAACGAGTAAACGATTTCATTGATGCTGCATTGACTCAA GCAAATGTGACCAGAACAAACCATATTATGTGGACAATGGGAGATGACTTCCAATACCAGTATGCAGAGTCTTGGTTCAAGCAGATGGACAAGCTAATTCACTACGTTAACAGA GATGGTCGTGTAAATGCATTATATTCCACTCCATCTATATACACTGACGCAAAAATGGCTGCAAACGTGTCGTGGCCACTCAAAACTGATGACTATTTCCC ATACGCGGATGGTGGAGATTCCTACTGGACGGGTTACTTTACAAGTCGTCCAGCTCTAAAAGGATACATACGTTCATTGAGTGGATATTATTTG GCAGCAAGGCAACTCGAGTTTCTGGCAGGAAGGCAAACTAAAGGTCCTAACACTTTCAGTCTTGGAGATGCTTTGGGAATTGCACAGCACCATGATGCTGTGACTGGTACTGCTAAACAACATACAACAAATGACTACGAAAAACGCTTAGCAATTGGAGCTCTTGAG GCTGAGGCTGTTGTGACTTCAGCTTTATCACGCCTAACATCAACCACAAGTAATTGCACCAAACCCACATCCATATTTAGCCAG TGTCCGCTACTCAATATAAGCTATTGCCCGGCAACAGAAAACATTCCTTCTACAAAGAGTTTG gTGGTTGTTGCTTATAACCCTCTTGGATGGAATCGCACGGATGTTATCAAGATACCT GTCAAAGATGTTAATTTTGTTGTGCAAGACAACAATGGCAATACGATTGAAGCACAGTTCATAGAGTTTAATAACGTAACAAGCAACATAAGAAGCTTTTACACAGAGGCTTATTTGGGAATTTCACCCCAAGATGTTCCAAAGTATTGGCTCATATTTCAAGCAGCTGTGCTACCTTTGGGTTGGAACACTTACTTCATTACCGAAACATCTGAAAAAG GAGGATACGTTTCTGTGGTAGACACTCCACAAAACGATACTATAGAAATTGGACCAGGAAACTTGAAAATGTCTTTCTCATTACAGTCTGGACAGCTAAAAAGAGTAACAAATTCAAGGACAGGA ATCAACTTACCAATACAACAAAGCTATCTCTGGTATGGCAGTGGAGCTGATAACCAG CCTTCTGGTGCCTACATATTTCACCCCGATGGAGCACCCCCGGTCATTGTTTCAAGATCA GTACCGATAAAAGTCATTCGTGGaccacttgttgatgaagttcacCAGCAATTCAACCCGTGGATTTATCAG GTGACCAGACTTTACAAAGAGAAAGAGCATGCTGAATTTGAGTTCATC ATTGGTCCGATTCCTACGGATGATGGTGTTGGGAAAGAAGTCATTACAAGAATTACAGCGGATATGGCTACAAATAAGGTGTTTTATACTGATTCTAACGGAAGGGACTTCCTCAAAAGG GTACGAGACTATAGAGAAGACTGGCCTCTTCAAGTCACACAACCTGTAGCTGGGAATTATTATCCA CTCAATCTTGGAATGTTCACAACAGATAGCAAAACTGAGTTGTCAATCCTTGTTGATCGTGCCACTGGTGGAGCTAGCATCAAGGATGGACAAATGGAGATTATGTTTCACCG GCGCATGCTGTATGATGATGGTAGAGGAGTCGGTGAAGCCCTTGACGAGACTGTGTGTAATAAGACCACGTGTCAAGGACTTGCG ATTCAAGGAAATTATTATATGAGTGTTGACCACATTGGTAGCGGATCACGATGGCGCCGAACAACGGGCCAAGAGATTTATTCACCCCTTCTCTTAGCTTTTACACATGAG AAACAAGAAGATTATAAAGCTTCTCACTCAACGAGATCAACAACAATGGATCCAAACTACAGTTTACCCCTTAACGTTGCATTACTTACACTTCAG GAATTGGATGACGGATGTGTGCTCTTACGTCTAGCCCATCTCTATGAG GCTGGTGAAGACGTTGATTATTCGACCTTAACTAAAGTTGAATTAAAGAAGTTGTTTTCTTCTAAAACG ATCAAGACAATAAACGAAACAAGTTTATCTGCAAACCAAGATAAGTCAGCGATGAAGAGGACGCCATGGAAAGTTGAAGGTGGAAAAGGGAGTGAATCGGCAATAGTTAGAGGTGCACCTGTTGACCCTTCCGCTCTTATTGTCGAGCTAGGTCCTATGGAGATTCggacttttattttgaaattttga